A DNA window from Stutzerimonas stutzeri contains the following coding sequences:
- a CDS encoding AzlC family ABC transporter permease, protein MTDAESELHHFDRRMVWAGFRQLAPISIFVTLFGAAFGLAAVQTGLDDSVILAMSALVFAGASQFAALELWGTQVPLFTLMVTVFAINARHLLMGATLYPWLRQLPPGRRYGVMLMASDANWAMAMQAFNRNLPGFGLLLGGGLALWSFWVVGSWLGIHFGSAVSDPKRLGLDMVMGCFLLAMVVGGEKNLRMLVIWGVAAAASLLAFRYLPENSHVVVGALAGGLAGLLWAEKKRES, encoded by the coding sequence ATGACTGACGCAGAGAGCGAGCTGCATCACTTCGACCGGCGCATGGTCTGGGCCGGTTTTCGCCAGCTCGCGCCGATTTCCATCTTCGTCACGCTGTTCGGTGCCGCCTTCGGCCTCGCCGCGGTGCAGACCGGCCTGGACGATTCGGTGATCCTGGCGATGAGCGCGCTGGTGTTCGCCGGTGCCTCGCAGTTCGCCGCGCTGGAGCTGTGGGGCACGCAGGTGCCGCTGTTCACGCTGATGGTCACAGTGTTCGCCATCAACGCCCGCCATCTGCTGATGGGCGCCACGCTCTACCCTTGGCTGCGCCAGCTGCCGCCGGGTCGGCGCTACGGGGTGATGCTGATGGCTTCGGACGCCAACTGGGCGATGGCCATGCAGGCCTTCAACCGCAACCTCCCGGGCTTCGGCCTGCTGCTCGGCGGCGGTCTCGCGCTCTGGTCGTTCTGGGTGGTCGGCAGCTGGCTGGGCATCCATTTTGGCAGCGCGGTAAGCGACCCGAAGCGCCTGGGCCTGGACATGGTGATGGGCTGCTTTCTGCTGGCGATGGTGGTGGGTGGCGAAAAGAACCTGCGCATGCTGGTGATCTGGGGCGTCGCCGCGGCGGCCTCTTTGCTCGCCTTCCGCTACCTGCCGGAGAACAGC
- a CDS encoding GlxA family transcriptional regulator, translating into MHITLLLAEHSSQASAALALEVLDAANRLAAPSAAPFAVVVASLDGQPVANAFGRAMSVDVALGALDHTDLVLVPGFLFSLREALPAFGLYRDWLCHQHRQGAVIASMCTATFMLAEAGLLDGVQATTHWAFADFMRRRYPAVRLDERRILCEDGRLISSAGASAAMDLLLHLIRRFASRELAQQCSRYLLVDGVRSEQSVYIKWSMPRDHADEAVRRVQDWLESNFAAPVGIDELAERFGFGARNFKRRFKDATGYTPLAYLQALRLERAKQLLETTRLGFDVITSRVGYEDSNSFRRLFCQRIGISPATFRKRFLRLPSAPN; encoded by the coding sequence ATGCACATAACGCTTCTACTGGCCGAGCACAGCTCCCAGGCCTCCGCCGCGCTGGCGCTCGAGGTGCTGGATGCAGCGAACCGCCTGGCCGCACCCTCCGCGGCACCATTTGCGGTTGTTGTCGCGTCACTCGATGGGCAGCCGGTGGCCAACGCCTTCGGACGCGCCATGAGCGTGGACGTTGCGCTCGGCGCGCTCGATCACACTGACCTGGTACTCGTCCCCGGCTTTCTATTCAGCCTGCGCGAGGCGCTGCCCGCCTTCGGCCTATACCGTGACTGGCTATGCCACCAACACCGACAGGGCGCCGTCATCGCATCGATGTGCACCGCCACCTTCATGCTCGCCGAAGCGGGTTTGCTCGACGGCGTGCAGGCCACCACCCACTGGGCCTTCGCCGACTTCATGCGCCGTCGCTATCCGGCAGTACGCCTGGATGAACGACGCATCCTCTGCGAGGACGGTCGGCTGATCAGCAGCGCTGGCGCGAGTGCGGCCATGGATCTGCTGCTGCACCTGATTCGCCGCTTCGCCTCCCGCGAACTGGCACAGCAATGCAGCCGTTATCTGCTGGTGGACGGGGTACGCAGCGAGCAGTCCGTGTACATCAAATGGTCGATGCCCCGCGATCATGCTGACGAGGCAGTACGACGGGTGCAGGACTGGCTGGAGTCGAATTTCGCCGCTCCCGTCGGCATCGACGAACTGGCTGAGCGCTTTGGTTTTGGTGCGCGCAACTTCAAGCGACGATTCAAGGATGCCACTGGCTACACGCCTCTCGCCTACCTGCAGGCCCTGCGCCTGGAAAGAGCCAAGCAACTGCTGGAAACCACTCGACTGGGGTTCGATGTGATCACCAGCCGGGTGGGTTACGAGGACAGCAACTCGTTCCGGCGCCTATTCTGTCAGCGCATCGGCATTTCACCGGCGACATTTAGAAAGCGGTTCCTTCGCCTTCCCTCCGCTCCCAACTGA
- a CDS encoding thioesterase family protein, translating into MNLWFRLLLMLLRRPWRKPVPGLATTVVRLRVWPLDLDFNRHVTNGRYFTLADVGRMDYVLRSGAYRVALRHRAIPIVGDVCGKFRRELKLFERFEIHTRMLGWDAKWSFVEHRFVKDQRVIAVVVMRGLFRGRKGVVAPGEFARELGLEEESPPLPQWLREWSASCDGLSSQLREAEGQTQQG; encoded by the coding sequence ATGAACCTATGGTTTCGTCTTCTGCTGATGTTGTTGCGCCGTCCGTGGCGGAAACCGGTGCCTGGACTCGCCACGACTGTCGTTCGTCTACGGGTCTGGCCGCTGGATCTGGATTTCAACCGCCACGTCACCAATGGCCGCTATTTCACCCTGGCCGATGTCGGCCGTATGGACTATGTGCTTCGCAGTGGTGCGTACCGCGTGGCCCTTCGGCATCGTGCAATACCGATCGTTGGAGACGTGTGCGGCAAGTTCCGCCGTGAGCTGAAGCTGTTCGAGCGCTTCGAGATCCACACGCGAATGCTCGGTTGGGACGCCAAGTGGAGTTTCGTCGAGCACCGTTTCGTCAAGGATCAGCGGGTAATTGCGGTGGTGGTCATGCGCGGGCTGTTCAGGGGGCGCAAGGGTGTCGTTGCGCCTGGCGAATTCGCTCGAGAGCTTGGTCTGGAGGAAGAGTCGCCGCCGTTGCCCCAATGGTTGCGCGAGTGGTCAGCCAGCTGCGATGGCCTGAGCAGTCAGCTACGCGAAGCGGAGGGGCAGACGCAGCAAGGCTGA